One Gemmatimonadaceae bacterium DNA window includes the following coding sequences:
- a CDS encoding lysylphosphatidylglycerol synthase transmembrane domain-containing protein translates to MKRQVIRVLRISMWVAVAAFLVLFATRVQWGETWRAFRSASPSLLLLAAAVNLTSLVLKGVRWWVFLRPVGADSLWLAMRATFAGAGLNNVLVANGGEAARVIFVARATRVPSAKILATFALERLFEVIGYVLMLVLGIWLLPLPDHIAGLRPFAITALAVLGFFVLFLLSREKTEERVTTDETNWRGKLRAYARRFTHTLASVSTVPRFAAAMLLSMGAWALQIATYGLTARAVHFPITFTGTVACLLAVNVGFAIRSTPGNVGVFEVFYALTAAALGFDSNAAVAVAFLIQAQQILPVTAIGIVMAPEFLRRRRHAGEPPSAAGVAVNPLDLPTDQFE, encoded by the coding sequence ATGAAGCGCCAGGTCATCCGCGTCCTGCGAATCTCGATGTGGGTGGCTGTCGCCGCCTTCCTCGTGCTGTTCGCCACGCGGGTGCAGTGGGGCGAGACATGGCGTGCATTCCGCTCGGCGTCGCCGAGTCTACTGCTCCTGGCAGCGGCGGTGAACCTCACCTCGCTCGTCCTCAAAGGCGTGCGTTGGTGGGTGTTCCTGCGGCCCGTGGGCGCCGACTCGCTCTGGCTCGCCATGCGCGCCACGTTCGCCGGCGCCGGACTCAACAACGTCCTCGTGGCCAACGGCGGTGAAGCGGCCCGCGTGATCTTCGTGGCGCGCGCCACGCGGGTGCCCAGCGCGAAGATCCTCGCCACGTTCGCGCTCGAGCGGCTGTTCGAGGTGATCGGCTACGTGCTGATGCTTGTCCTCGGCATCTGGTTGCTCCCGCTTCCCGACCACATCGCGGGACTCCGCCCGTTCGCCATCACCGCGCTCGCCGTGTTGGGGTTCTTCGTGCTCTTCCTGCTCAGCCGCGAGAAGACCGAGGAGCGCGTGACGACGGACGAGACCAACTGGCGCGGCAAACTGCGGGCCTACGCGCGCCGGTTCACGCACACCCTGGCGAGCGTCTCCACCGTGCCGCGGTTCGCCGCGGCGATGCTGCTGTCCATGGGCGCGTGGGCGTTGCAGATCGCTACCTACGGGCTCACGGCGCGCGCCGTCCATTTCCCCATCACCTTCACGGGCACCGTCGCCTGTCTGCTGGCCGTGAACGTCGGATTCGCCATTCGCTCCACCCCGGGCAACGTCGGCGTGTTCGAGGTCTTCTATGCGCTCACCGCCGCGGCGCTGGGCTTCGATTCGAACGCCGCCGTGGCCGTGGCGTTCCTCATCCAGGCGCAGCAGATCCTGCCCGTCACCGCCATCGGCATCGTGATGGCGCCGGAATTCCTGCGGAGGCGTCGCCATGCCGGTGAACCGCCGAGCGCTGCAGGCGTGGCCGTGAATCCGCTC
- a CDS encoding polysaccharide deacetylase family protein, with translation MNGPAVLGGATVAMGLAAHGAFYRNSYLFGPALGRLPTRERVVALTFDDGPNPEATPPILDALARAGAHATFFILGRHAERWPALVRRIRDDGHAVGNHGYYHRKLHFKSPAYVRDDLTRGVDAIAQACGARPALFRAPHGFRSPWVNSIARSLGERVIGWSLGVWDSDRPGADVIAQRTVDGARPGSILLLHDGDGYDPVGDRRQTAEAVPQVLSALEGRGYRFVPVPAA, from the coding sequence ATGAACGGGCCGGCAGTGCTCGGCGGCGCCACGGTGGCCATGGGACTCGCCGCGCACGGAGCCTTCTACCGGAACAGTTACCTGTTCGGGCCCGCGCTCGGCCGGCTCCCCACGAGGGAGCGCGTCGTCGCGCTGACATTCGACGACGGTCCGAACCCCGAGGCCACCCCGCCAATTCTCGACGCCCTGGCCCGCGCGGGTGCGCACGCCACCTTCTTCATCCTGGGGCGCCATGCGGAACGGTGGCCGGCGCTCGTGCGCCGCATCCGCGACGATGGGCACGCGGTCGGCAACCACGGCTATTACCACCGTAAACTCCACTTCAAGAGCCCCGCCTACGTGCGCGACGATCTCACGCGCGGCGTAGACGCCATCGCCCAGGCGTGCGGTGCACGACCCGCGCTGTTCCGTGCGCCGCATGGCTTTCGCAGTCCGTGGGTCAACTCCATCGCTCGTTCGCTGGGTGAGCGCGTCATCGGATGGTCGCTGGGCGTCTGGGACTCCGACCGCCCGGGGGCCGACGTGATCGCCCAACGCACGGTCGACGGCGCGCGGCCCGGTTCGATTCTCCTACTGCACGACGGAGACGGCTACGACCCGGTGGGTGACCGGCGCCAGACGGCGGAGGCAGTACCCCAAGTGCTCTCTGCGCTCGAGGGCCGGGGCTACCGGTTCGTACCGGTCCCCGCCGCATGA
- a CDS encoding glycosyltransferase family 4 protein: protein MPILTLAGRTLRAPQHPAMPQLPDQPEARDDRTFRIALVTEYYYPHLGGVCEHVHFFAREARRRGHHVDIITSHIPGAAEHPNVIRIGRSQPVQSNGSQARITVGIGLRRRMRRVLREGRYDIVHVHSPLTPVLPMLAIDEADCPVVGTFHTYFDHSKAYALFNRYFQRRLDKLSAAIAVSHSTTVALNRYFTADWKIIPNGIDVDVFTPDAPRPATIRTDVPSILFLGRFDPRNGLDTLIHAFRRVKALGREAQLVVVGDGPLRDHYRALAGGDPDITFVGAVLEGRPSYYANCSIYACPTTKASFGITLLESMACETPIVCSDILGFRDVVENGREALMVPCGDHDALADAIVRLIDDPALRTQLGKRGREESLAYGWDRVAGQVLDVYRSILGHIAVVP, encoded by the coding sequence ATGCCGATCTTGACCCTTGCGGGCAGGACGCTCCGCGCCCCCCAGCACCCGGCCATGCCGCAGCTGCCCGATCAACCCGAAGCCCGGGATGATCGGACGTTTCGCATCGCGCTGGTCACGGAGTACTACTATCCGCATCTGGGCGGGGTGTGCGAACACGTGCACTTCTTCGCCCGCGAGGCGCGACGCCGCGGCCACCACGTGGACATCATCACGTCCCACATTCCGGGGGCCGCGGAGCATCCCAACGTCATTCGCATCGGGCGCAGCCAGCCCGTGCAGTCCAACGGATCGCAGGCCCGCATCACGGTCGGCATCGGGCTGCGGCGCCGCATGCGTCGCGTGCTTCGCGAAGGCCGGTACGACATCGTGCACGTCCACTCGCCCCTCACGCCCGTGCTGCCCATGCTCGCCATCGATGAGGCAGACTGCCCGGTGGTCGGCACCTTCCATACGTATTTCGACCATTCCAAGGCCTACGCGCTGTTCAACCGGTACTTCCAGCGCCGGCTCGACAAGCTGAGCGCGGCCATCGCCGTCTCGCACTCCACCACGGTCGCGCTGAACCGCTACTTCACGGCCGACTGGAAGATCATTCCCAACGGCATAGACGTCGACGTGTTCACGCCGGACGCGCCGCGGCCCGCCACGATCCGGACCGACGTACCGTCGATCCTGTTCCTCGGACGGTTCGATCCGCGCAACGGCCTCGACACGCTCATCCACGCTTTCCGCCGGGTGAAGGCGCTCGGCCGCGAGGCCCAGTTGGTCGTGGTGGGCGACGGCCCGCTCCGCGACCACTACCGCGCACTGGCCGGCGGCGACCCGGACATCACGTTCGTGGGCGCCGTGCTCGAGGGCCGGCCCAGCTACTACGCCAACTGCTCGATCTACGCCTGCCCCACGACGAAGGCGTCATTCGGCATCACGCTGCTCGAGTCGATGGCCTGCGAGACCCCAATCGTCTGCTCCGACATCCTCGGCTTCCGCGACGTCGTGGAGAACGGCCGCGAAGCGCTCATGGTACCGTGCGGCGACCACGACGCCCTGGCCGACGCGATCGTGCGCCTCATCGATGATCCCGCCCTCCGGACCCAGCTCGGGAAACGCGGCCGTGAGGAGTCGCTGGCCTACGGGTGGGACCGGGTCGCCGGCCAGGTGCTCGACGTCTACCGCTCCATTCTCGGACACATCGCCGTCGTTCCATGA
- the purF gene encoding amidophosphoribosyltransferase — protein MCGIFGIRGTPDAARLTQLGLYSLQHRGQESVGVVVLDAHGQGQLVRSMGTMNETMGHELEQLHGNLALGHTRYSTAGSSTIENAQPIFVRSRGGHIALAHNGNLVNAVQVRAELEAQGSIFSTNADSEVIVHRLAKSQAPTPAARMAEALTGLDGAYSLVAAIGDTLIAARDPRGWRPLVMGRLNGAVVFASETCALDIVGAVAEREVGPGEIIVVDDTGVHAIQALEPMPLRRCVFEYVYFARPDSRVFGGSVDRARRELGRQLAKEHPAPNADLVFSVPDSSNSAALGFAEVSGLPYELALIRNHYVGRTFIQPTQAGRDAKVKIKYNPVREVIAGKRVVMVDDSIVRGTTTRGLVAMIRSAGAKEVHLRVSSAPITGPCYYGIDTPSRRELIAANLSQAEIARELGVDSLGYLSRDGMLGAVPGGPEGFCDACFTGDYPTAAPLDARRD, from the coding sequence ATGTGCGGCATCTTCGGTATTCGTGGCACCCCGGACGCAGCCCGGCTCACCCAGTTGGGGCTCTATTCCCTCCAGCACCGCGGTCAGGAATCCGTCGGGGTGGTGGTACTCGACGCGCACGGCCAGGGGCAACTCGTGCGCTCCATGGGCACCATGAACGAGACCATGGGACACGAGCTGGAGCAGCTCCATGGCAACCTGGCCCTCGGCCACACGCGGTACAGCACGGCCGGCTCGTCCACCATCGAGAACGCGCAGCCGATCTTCGTGCGTTCCCGCGGCGGGCATATCGCGCTGGCGCACAACGGGAATCTCGTGAACGCGGTCCAGGTGCGGGCCGAGCTCGAAGCCCAGGGATCCATCTTCTCCACCAACGCCGATTCGGAAGTGATCGTGCACCGGCTGGCCAAGTCGCAGGCCCCCACGCCGGCCGCGCGCATGGCCGAGGCGCTCACCGGCCTCGACGGTGCGTACAGCCTCGTGGCGGCCATCGGCGACACGCTGATCGCGGCGCGCGATCCGCGCGGCTGGCGCCCGCTGGTCATGGGCCGGCTCAACGGCGCCGTGGTGTTCGCATCGGAGACCTGCGCCCTCGACATCGTGGGGGCGGTGGCCGAGCGCGAGGTGGGTCCCGGCGAGATCATCGTCGTCGACGACACCGGCGTCCACGCCATCCAGGCACTGGAGCCGATGCCGTTGCGCCGGTGCGTATTCGAGTACGTATATTTCGCGCGCCCCGACAGCCGCGTGTTCGGGGGGTCGGTGGACCGCGCGCGGCGCGAGTTGGGACGGCAACTGGCCAAGGAGCACCCGGCGCCGAACGCCGACCTCGTATTCAGCGTTCCCGACTCCTCCAACTCGGCGGCCCTCGGCTTTGCCGAGGTGAGCGGGCTGCCGTACGAACTGGCGCTCATCCGCAATCACTATGTGGGCCGCACGTTCATCCAGCCCACGCAGGCGGGCCGCGATGCCAAGGTCAAGATCAAGTACAACCCGGTGCGCGAGGTGATCGCGGGCAAGCGCGTGGTGATGGTGGACGACTCCATCGTGCGCGGCACGACCACGCGCGGCCTGGTGGCGATGATCCGCTCCGCCGGCGCGAAGGAAGTGCATCTCCGCGTCAGCTCGGCCCCGATCACCGGCCCGTGCTACTACGGCATCGACACGCCCAGCCGACGGGAGTTGATAGCGGCCAACCTGTCGCAGGCCGAGATCGCTCGCGAATTGGGGGTGGACTCCCTCGGCTATCTGTCGCGCGACGGCATGCTCGGTGCCGTACCGGGCGGCCCCGAAGGATTCTGCGACGCGTGCTTCACCGGCGACTACCCCACGGCGGCGCCGCTGGACGCCCGCCGCGACTGA
- the purL gene encoding phosphoribosylformylglycinamidine synthase subunit PurL: protein MRSVQPRPGDPAITPALIAEHGLTADEYRRLVDMLGREPTFTELGIVSALWSEHCSYKHSRPLLRTLPTKADYVLQGPGENAGVIAIGDGLAVAFKIESHNHPSAVEPYQGAATGVGGILRDVFTMGARPIAMLNSLRFGSLDSPRVRYLFSGVVKGIGDYGNCVGVPTVAGEVVFDPAYEGNPIVNAMCVGLLRESELMLAVAQGVGNPIIAVGARTGRDGIHGASFASEDLSEANDAKRPRVQVGDPFTEKLLLEASLELIHSGHIVAIQDMGAAGLTSSSAEMAARGDVGVTIDVTRVPVREPNMTPYEILLSESQERMLVVARQGHEDAVRAILEKWDLTAAVIGQVIADPVYRVTEGDRVVAEFPGNRLVTDCPTYTPDAVESPAIAALRARDVNALPERAEERDPVWTLLRLLGSPTIASKAWVYRQYDSTVRTNTVVGPGGDAAVLRVRGTDRALAVKTDGNGRYTYLDPRLGARIAVAEAARNVACTGGRPMAITNNLNFGNPRKPDIYYQLREAVAGLAEACLALGTPVTGGNVSLYNETPRGAIYPTPVVGMVGRIDSLSHITRAAFAQAGDRIVLLGEPTASIGASEYLQTIHGVVAGAPPTCDLDAERRLIEALLDTITAGAVRSAHDCSDGGLAVALAECAIMDRERPIGARVDLAAWAGLPLRALLFGEAQGRVIVSTPDPDGVLAVARRHGVPAQDIGVVENGGNLEITAGDRHLAASIVQLADAYFESIPRIMSRAASAVSDSPVTTAA from the coding sequence GTGCGTTCCGTCCAACCCCGCCCCGGCGACCCGGCCATCACGCCGGCGCTGATCGCCGAGCACGGGCTCACCGCGGACGAGTATCGCCGCCTCGTCGACATGCTCGGCCGCGAGCCGACGTTCACCGAACTTGGCATCGTGAGCGCCCTGTGGAGCGAGCACTGCTCCTACAAGCACTCGCGTCCCCTGCTCCGCACCCTGCCCACCAAGGCCGACTACGTGCTGCAGGGTCCCGGCGAGAACGCGGGCGTCATCGCCATCGGCGACGGTCTGGCCGTGGCGTTCAAGATCGAATCGCACAACCACCCCTCGGCGGTGGAGCCGTACCAGGGCGCGGCCACCGGGGTGGGCGGCATTCTCCGCGACGTGTTCACGATGGGCGCCCGCCCCATCGCGATGCTCAATTCGCTCCGGTTCGGCAGCCTCGACTCCCCCCGCGTGCGCTACCTGTTCAGCGGCGTCGTCAAGGGGATCGGGGACTACGGCAACTGCGTGGGCGTGCCGACGGTGGCTGGCGAGGTCGTGTTCGATCCGGCCTATGAGGGAAATCCAATCGTCAACGCCATGTGCGTGGGGTTGCTCCGCGAATCGGAATTGATGCTTGCCGTCGCTCAGGGAGTCGGCAATCCGATCATCGCCGTGGGCGCCCGCACCGGGCGCGACGGCATTCATGGCGCCTCGTTCGCGTCCGAGGACCTGTCCGAGGCGAACGACGCCAAGCGCCCCCGTGTGCAGGTGGGCGATCCGTTCACCGAGAAGCTGCTGCTCGAAGCCAGTCTCGAACTGATCCACAGCGGCCACATCGTGGCCATCCAGGACATGGGGGCCGCCGGCCTCACGTCGTCGTCGGCCGAGATGGCGGCGCGCGGCGACGTCGGCGTGACGATCGACGTGACCCGGGTACCGGTGCGCGAGCCCAACATGACGCCGTACGAGATTCTGCTCAGCGAGTCGCAGGAGCGCATGCTCGTCGTGGCCCGCCAGGGACACGAGGACGCCGTCCGCGCCATCCTCGAGAAGTGGGACCTCACGGCGGCCGTGATCGGCCAAGTCATAGCGGACCCGGTATACCGCGTCACCGAGGGCGACCGCGTGGTGGCCGAGTTCCCCGGCAACCGCCTGGTCACCGACTGCCCCACCTATACGCCGGATGCCGTCGAGAGCCCGGCCATCGCGGCCCTGCGGGCCCGCGACGTGAATGCCCTGCCCGAGCGCGCCGAGGAGCGGGACCCCGTCTGGACGCTCCTCCGATTGCTGGGCAGCCCCACGATCGCGAGCAAGGCGTGGGTCTACCGACAGTACGATTCCACGGTGCGCACCAACACGGTGGTCGGACCAGGAGGGGATGCCGCCGTGCTCCGCGTGCGCGGCACCGACCGTGCCCTGGCCGTCAAGACCGACGGCAACGGCCGCTACACGTACCTCGATCCCCGACTCGGCGCGCGCATCGCCGTGGCCGAGGCGGCACGCAACGTCGCGTGCACCGGCGGCCGGCCCATGGCCATCACCAACAACCTCAACTTCGGGAACCCGCGCAAACCCGACATCTACTATCAACTGCGCGAAGCGGTGGCTGGCTTGGCCGAAGCGTGCTTGGCGCTCGGCACCCCCGTCACCGGCGGCAACGTATCGCTGTACAATGAGACCCCGCGTGGCGCCATCTACCCCACGCCCGTCGTCGGGATGGTCGGACGCATCGATTCGCTGTCCCACATCACCCGCGCGGCGTTCGCACAGGCCGGCGACCGGATCGTCCTGCTGGGCGAACCCACGGCGTCGATCGGCGCGAGCGAATACCTCCAGACCATTCACGGGGTCGTGGCCGGCGCGCCGCCGACCTGCGATCTCGACGCCGAACGGCGGCTCATCGAAGCGCTGCTCGATACGATCACCGCCGGCGCCGTCCGTTCGGCGCACGACTGCAGCGACGGCGGGCTCGCCGTCGCCCTGGCCGAATGCGCCATCATGGACCGGGAGCGTCCAATCGGAGCCCGTGTCGACCTCGCCGCGTGGGCGGGCCTTCCCCTGCGCGCTCTGCTGTTCGGTGAGGCACAGGGACGTGTGATCGTGTCCACCCCCGATCCCGATGGCGTGCTCGCGGTGGCCCGCCGCCACGGCGTTCCGGCGCAGGACATCGGCGTCGTGGAGAACGGCGGGAACCTCGAGATCACGGCGGGCGACCGGCATCTCGCGGCATCCATCGTGCAGCTCGCCGACGCCTACTTCGAATCCATTCCTCGTATCATGTCGCGGGCGGCCTCCGCCGTCTCCGACTCCCCCGTCACTACGGCGGCCTGA
- a CDS encoding zf-TFIIB domain-containing protein: protein MPHHTGEHPTGNEDEYFARQNAELIAQMRARLDADRVSRERHTHYMKCPKCGADLREVVKGRVTIDICPECHGAWFDAGEVDLMREASKSPLTHVVTDLLELLGRTK from the coding sequence ATGCCCCACCATACCGGTGAACATCCGACGGGAAACGAAGACGAATACTTCGCCCGCCAGAATGCCGAGCTGATAGCACAGATGCGCGCCCGGCTCGACGCCGATCGCGTGTCGCGCGAACGCCATACCCACTACATGAAATGCCCCAAGTGCGGCGCCGACCTGCGCGAGGTCGTCAAGGGACGCGTGACGATCGACATCTGTCCCGAGTGCCACGGCGCCTGGTTCGACGCCGGCGAAGTGGACCTGATGCGTGAGGCCTCCAAGAGCCCCCTGACCCACGTCGTGACCGACCTTCTCGAACTCCTGGGCCGTACCAAGTGA
- the purQ gene encoding phosphoribosylformylglycinamidine synthase subunit PurQ gives MKFGIVTFPGSNCDYDAYRAVVEAVGEEAEFLWHKEHDLRDADVVILPGGFSYGDYLRPGAIARFSPIMAEVVAHAKRGAPVLGICNGFQIACEAGLLPGALLRNASLKFVCELVTLRVENAATMFTNRYDKDQRLAIPIAHGDGRFTADAATLDRLEGDGQVVFRYVSSSGDADEWWSPNGSMRAIAGIVNAGGNVLGMMPHPERAVNSLLGSRDGLGVFESLLAAVAA, from the coding sequence ATGAAGTTCGGCATCGTCACCTTTCCCGGGTCCAACTGCGACTACGACGCCTACCGCGCGGTGGTCGAGGCCGTCGGGGAGGAAGCCGAGTTCCTCTGGCACAAGGAACACGATCTGCGCGATGCCGACGTCGTGATCCTGCCCGGGGGATTCAGCTACGGCGACTACCTGCGCCCCGGTGCGATCGCGCGCTTCAGCCCGATCATGGCGGAGGTGGTCGCCCACGCCAAACGCGGCGCGCCCGTGCTCGGAATCTGCAACGGGTTCCAGATCGCCTGCGAAGCGGGCCTGCTTCCCGGAGCGCTGTTGCGCAACGCGAGCCTCAAGTTCGTCTGCGAGCTGGTCACGCTCCGCGTGGAGAACGCAGCCACGATGTTCACCAACCGCTATGACAAGGATCAACGCCTCGCGATTCCCATCGCCCATGGAGACGGCCGCTTCACCGCCGACGCCGCCACGCTGGACCGGCTCGAAGGCGACGGCCAGGTGGTATTCCGGTACGTGAGCAGCAGCGGCGACGCCGACGAATGGTGGAGCCCCAACGGGTCGATGCGCGCCATCGCCGGGATCGTGAATGCCGGGGGCAACGTGCTGGGCATGATGCCGCATCCGGAACGCGCCGTGAACTCGCTACTCGGCTCGCGCGACGGCCTCGGAGTGTTCGAGTCTCTGTTGGCCGCCGTGGCCGCCTGA
- the purS gene encoding phosphoribosylformylglycinamidine synthase subunit PurS, producing the protein MTRFRVSLHVTPRRGLLDPQGKAVTDALHTLGFGSVRDVHVGRHLIVELDAADAAAAEAEARRMCERLLANPVTEDFDVAAVTGAGAAA; encoded by the coding sequence ATGACCCGCTTTCGCGTTTCCCTGCACGTCACGCCCCGCCGAGGCCTCCTCGATCCCCAGGGCAAGGCCGTGACCGACGCTCTCCACACCCTCGGGTTCGGCAGCGTGCGCGACGTGCACGTGGGCCGCCATCTCATCGTGGAACTCGATGCCGCCGATGCCGCCGCGGCCGAGGCGGAAGCCCGGCGCATGTGCGAGCGCTTGCTCGCCAACCCGGTCACCGAAGACTTCGACGTGGCCGCCGTGACGGGAGCGGGGGCCGCCGCATGA
- the pssA gene encoding CDP-diacylglycerol--serine O-phosphatidyltransferase, whose protein sequence is MSPTDPRHARVRRAVVLFPSGLTLFNLFFGMFAIVAATRGEFYRAGWYVVLGGVADMLDGRVARATNTGGRFGEELDSLVDAITFGVAPSLIMYFAVFNQESWEWLFCFLFTACAVLRLARFNVEQAGTAKTYFQGLPTPAAGMTLATYYWFSQTPLYQETVIADLPWHVLLRYIILALSFLMVSNVPYPVMPNVGLRSVRGVIGLLIVVGGIAALVFLPSQFFFPAAVIYVAYGIVRAAWLGLLDRRGGATTHTGELSSAYGFDSARREAVGDDPSLAPHRRRRRRRVRPEGGPPPTRPVRPPTPPSEPPTA, encoded by the coding sequence ATGAGTCCCACCGACCCCCGCCATGCCAGAGTCCGCCGCGCCGTCGTGCTCTTCCCGAGCGGGCTCACGCTGTTCAACCTGTTCTTCGGGATGTTCGCCATCGTTGCCGCCACGCGCGGCGAATTCTATCGCGCCGGGTGGTACGTGGTGTTGGGCGGCGTGGCCGACATGCTCGATGGCCGGGTGGCCCGCGCCACGAATACCGGCGGCCGGTTCGGCGAGGAGCTGGACTCGCTGGTTGACGCCATCACGTTCGGGGTGGCCCCGTCCCTGATCATGTACTTCGCGGTGTTCAACCAGGAGAGCTGGGAGTGGCTCTTCTGCTTTCTGTTCACCGCCTGCGCGGTGTTGCGGCTGGCCCGCTTCAACGTGGAGCAGGCGGGCACCGCCAAGACGTATTTCCAGGGGCTCCCCACCCCCGCCGCCGGCATGACGCTGGCCACGTACTACTGGTTCAGCCAGACGCCGCTCTATCAAGAAACGGTAATAGCGGACCTGCCCTGGCACGTGCTGCTCCGCTACATCATCCTCGCCCTGAGCTTCCTCATGGTGAGCAACGTGCCCTACCCCGTCATGCCCAACGTCGGCCTGCGCAGCGTGCGCGGCGTGATCGGGCTGCTGATCGTCGTGGGCGGGATCGCGGCGCTCGTGTTCCTGCCCAGCCAGTTCTTCTTCCCGGCCGCCGTGATCTACGTGGCGTACGGGATCGTTCGGGCCGCGTGGCTGGGCCTTCTCGATCGCCGCGGTGGCGCGACCACGCATACCGGCGAGCTCTCATCGGCGTACGGGTTTGACTCTGCCAGGCGCGAGGCGGTGGGCGATGATCCGTCGCTCGCCCCGCACCGCCGCCGGCGCCGCCGGCGCGTGCGCCCGGAAGGCGGCCCGCCGCCGACCCGCCCCGTCCGCCCGCCCACTCCTCCATCCGAGCCCCCCACCGCATGA
- a CDS encoding phosphatidylserine decarboxylase family protein codes for MSFAREGYPFIGLATVIAAAAYAVALNRRSWPVWLLAFVLTLLALWVAYFFRDPERRGPRGDALVIAPADGRVVQVTEVNEPAYLGGPALRISIFMSVFNVHVNRYPVSGTVDYLHYNPGKFLNAAAEKASLENEQMSVGIDHTGTRVMMRQIAGLIARRIVTYSTLGAAAQQGERMGIIRFGSRVDVFLPLRSAVKVRVGETTQAGVTVLAELPTP; via the coding sequence GTGAGCTTCGCGCGCGAAGGCTACCCGTTCATCGGCCTCGCCACCGTGATAGCGGCGGCGGCCTACGCGGTCGCGCTCAACCGGCGCTCTTGGCCGGTCTGGCTTCTTGCCTTCGTGCTCACGCTGCTCGCGCTGTGGGTGGCGTATTTCTTTCGCGACCCCGAGCGCCGCGGTCCGCGCGGCGACGCGCTGGTGATCGCCCCGGCGGACGGCCGAGTGGTGCAGGTGACCGAGGTGAACGAGCCGGCATACCTGGGGGGGCCGGCGCTGCGCATCTCGATCTTCATGAGCGTCTTCAACGTGCACGTGAACCGCTATCCCGTGAGCGGGACCGTCGACTACCTGCACTACAACCCCGGCAAGTTCCTGAATGCGGCGGCGGAGAAGGCGAGCCTCGAAAACGAGCAGATGTCGGTGGGCATCGACCACACGGGCACGCGCGTGATGATGCGCCAGATCGCGGGCCTCATCGCGCGACGCATCGTGACGTACAGCACACTGGGCGCCGCTGCGCAGCAGGGTGAGCGGATGGGGATCATCCGCTTCGGCTCGCGCGTCGACGTGTTCCTTCCCCTGCGCTCGGCCGTGAAGGTGCGCGTGGGTGAGACGACGCAGGCCGGCGTCACTGTCCTCGCGGAGTTGCCAACCCCATGA
- a CDS encoding phosphoribosylaminoimidazolesuccinocarboxamide synthase, which yields MSIVALAPLPLRHVRRGKVREVYEVDPLHLLIVATDRVSAFDVVMKEPIPFKGAVLTQITAWWLHQFEGHVHHHLVSADADEIVRLVPSLALHRRTIAGRAMLCRRTEVFPIECVIRGYLSGSAWKEYQARGTLAGQPLPVGLREADRFDRPVFSPATKAESGHDENITPAEVARRLGSEVAGEIERLSRLVYEMGRERAAERGIIIADTKFEFGRDAGGRITLIDEVLTPDSSRFWPADQYQPGHGQPSFDKQPLRDYLDGERRAGRWNGDAPPPPLPPEVVKATSERYLDAFRRITGAPLNRDGLS from the coding sequence ATGAGCATCGTTGCGCTCGCTCCGCTCCCCTTGCGCCACGTGCGGCGCGGCAAGGTACGCGAGGTGTATGAGGTCGATCCGCTGCACCTGCTCATCGTGGCCACCGATCGTGTGAGCGCGTTCGACGTCGTGATGAAGGAGCCGATCCCCTTCAAGGGGGCCGTGCTCACGCAGATCACCGCCTGGTGGCTGCACCAGTTCGAGGGGCACGTGCACCACCACCTGGTGTCGGCCGACGCCGACGAGATCGTGCGCCTCGTGCCCTCACTCGCCCTGCACCGCCGTACGATTGCCGGCCGGGCCATGCTCTGCCGCCGCACCGAAGTATTTCCCATCGAGTGCGTGATCCGCGGCTACCTCTCGGGCTCGGCGTGGAAGGAATACCAGGCGCGCGGCACCCTGGCCGGCCAGCCGCTTCCCGTGGGCCTCCGCGAAGCCGATCGGTTCGACCGGCCGGTATTCAGCCCCGCCACGAAGGCGGAGTCGGGCCACGATGAGAACATCACGCCCGCCGAGGTCGCCCGGCGACTGGGCTCGGAGGTGGCGGGCGAGATCGAGCGGTTGAGCCGCCTCGTGTACGAGATGGGGCGGGAGCGCGCCGCCGAGCGTGGAATCATCATCGCCGACACGAAGTTCGAGTTCGGGCGCGATGCGGGCGGCCGCATCACGCTGATCGACGAAGTCCTGACTCCGGACAGTTCGCGGTTCTGGCCCGCCGACCAGTATCAACCCGGCCACGGCCAGCCGAGCTTCGACAAGCAGCCGCTGCGTGACTATCTGGACGGCGAGCGCCGGGCGGGTCGATGGAACGGCGATGCGCCGCCCCCACCGCTGCCCCCCGAAGTCGTGAAGGCGACCAGCGAGCGGTACCTCGACGCGTTCCGCCGGATCACCGGAGCCCCGCTCAACCGCGACGGGCTTTCGTGA